One window from the genome of Hydra vulgaris chromosome 02, alternate assembly HydraT2T_AEP encodes:
- the LOC136076281 gene encoding uncharacterized protein LOC136076281 encodes MAQQTDCARVSECCMGIAATKAEYISDIHQRTGHFGVNRTLNFVRKTIQTATENDVRNVIKSCEPCQSIDPAPIWWEKGNLDVEGNWERLAMDITHYGTDKFLSLIDCGPSKYALWRQLSSSYGSLAIVRILRLIFCKRGAPSEILTDNEPTFRAKEIRSFLDSWGVQIRFRAAYYPEGNGIVERNHRTIKRIAEQSKMYIPEALYWYNVSADKNGASPMNKIYSYTIGVKGLGKENLPAQNVTNERFRIGDKIWQKPPNARCYTKWQPATITRNASKQIVEVNGIPRHVKHVRPRNDTQSCIIPDVEKEMNTETGLENAKNQGEQVKDVLETNEENVEAEDGSQEIDMLLRRSGRERRMPSKYFDCYLNDP; translated from the coding sequence ATGGCTCAACAAACTGACTGTGCCAGAGTGTCGGAATGTTGTATGGGAATCGCAGCTACGAAGGCTGAATATATTTCCGATATACACCAAAGAACTGGACATTTCGGAGTGAATCGAACGTTAAACTTTGTTCGTAAAACAATTCAGACTGCTACTGAAAACGATGTTCGAAATGTGATAAAAAGTTGCGAACCATGTCAGTCAATAGATCCAGCGCCAATATGGTGGGAAAAAGGGAATTTGGATGTTGAAGGAAACTGGGAGAGATTGGCCATGGACATCACGCATTATGGCACTGACAAGTTTTTGAGTCTAATTGATTGCGGACCTTCAAAATACGCGTTGTGGCGACAATTATCAAGCTCATACGGAAGTCTTGCCATAGTCCGAATACTCcgtcttattttttgtaaacgtGGAGCACCGTCTGAAATATTGACTGACAATGAGCCGACATTTAGAGCTAAAGAGATAAGGAGTTTCCTTGATAGTTGGGGAGTACAAATTAGATTTAGAGCCGCTTATTATCCTGAAGGAAATGGGATTGTAGAAAGAAACCACCGTACGATCAAGAGAATAGCAGAACAATCGAAAATGTATATACCGGAAGCATTATATTGGTACAATGTCTCAGCCGACAAAAATGGTGCAAGTCCGATGAACAAAATATACAGTTATACCATTGGTGTGAAAGGATTGGGAAAAGAGAATCTTCCTGCGCAAAATGTCACGAACGAGAGGTTTCGAATTGGCGATAAAATCTGGCAGAAACCACCAAATGCGAGGTGCTATACAAAGTGGCAACCAGCTACGATAACTCGGAATGCGTCGAAACAAATCGTAGAAGTGAACGGCATTCCGCGTCATGTGAAACACGTTAGACCTCGAAATGATACTCAGTCCTGCATTATCCCTGATGTGGAAAAAGAGATGAATACTGAAACTGGTCTAGAGAACGCTAAAAATCAAGGAGAGCAAGTTAAAGATGTGTTAGAGACGAACGAGGAAAATGTCGAAGCTGAAGATGGATCCCAAGAAATCGACATGCTTTTGCGACGGAGTGGTCGGGAACGGCGCATGCCTTCGAAATACTTTGATTGCTATTTGAATGATCCGTAA